The following proteins are co-located in the Pedobacter frigiditerrae genome:
- the murC gene encoding UDP-N-acetylmuramate--L-alanine ligase, translating into MELANINRVYFVGIGGIGMSALARYFAKRGVVVCGYDKTRTNLTIELEHEGILVTYLDEEAAVSICFQKNHDDTLVVYTPAIPKNSKILNHFINNGFSLKKRSEVLGIISEGMFCIAVAGTHGKTTTSSMIAHILTDTGFGCTAFLGGITSNYNSNVLFGKNNVVVVEADEYDRSFLTLHPDVAVVTSMDADHLDIYGDESHLHESFHLFANQLKADGKLFVKDGLPLQGITYSADSNSALVASNIHVENGNFVFDFSDGYTSIKDLSLAMPGKHNVENAVAAIGVALSLGIHPKSIKKAVASFKGVKRRFETLVNTPEHIYIDDYAHHPEELRACFDAVRQLHPDKKLTVIFQPHLFTRTRDFADDFAKVLSTADELVLLEIYPARELSIEGVNSQMLLDKITLTHKELCGKDLAVENIKNKNPELLLTVGAGDIDTLIAPLKNALNHA; encoded by the coding sequence ATGGAGTTAGCAAATATAAATAGAGTTTATTTCGTAGGTATCGGTGGCATCGGTATGAGTGCGCTTGCTCGTTATTTTGCGAAACGTGGGGTTGTTGTTTGTGGCTATGATAAAACCAGAACTAATTTAACTATCGAGTTAGAACACGAAGGAATTTTGGTTACCTATTTAGATGAAGAAGCAGCTGTATCTATTTGTTTTCAGAAAAATCATGATGATACTTTAGTTGTTTATACGCCAGCTATTCCTAAAAATTCTAAGATTTTAAATCATTTTATTAACAATGGTTTTAGCCTAAAAAAACGCTCTGAGGTTTTAGGAATTATAAGTGAGGGTATGTTTTGTATCGCTGTGGCCGGAACCCATGGCAAAACAACAACTTCATCTATGATTGCTCATATCTTAACGGATACTGGTTTTGGTTGCACCGCATTTTTAGGTGGAATAACCAGTAACTACAATAGCAATGTGCTTTTCGGAAAGAACAATGTGGTGGTTGTAGAAGCCGATGAATACGACCGTTCGTTTTTAACCCTTCATCCAGATGTTGCTGTAGTAACCTCTATGGATGCAGACCATTTAGATATTTATGGCGATGAAAGTCACTTACATGAATCGTTTCATTTGTTTGCCAACCAGTTAAAAGCCGATGGGAAGTTATTCGTTAAAGATGGTTTGCCTTTACAGGGAATAACTTACAGTGCCGACTCAAATTCTGCTTTAGTTGCTAGTAATATCCACGTAGAAAATGGAAATTTTGTTTTCGATTTTAGTGATGGATATACATCTATAAAAGATTTAAGCCTGGCAATGCCTGGTAAGCATAATGTAGAAAATGCAGTTGCAGCCATTGGTGTAGCATTAAGTTTAGGTATTCATCCTAAAAGTATAAAAAAGGCTGTAGCATCTTTTAAAGGTGTAAAGCGCAGGTTCGAAACTTTGGTTAACACACCAGAACATATTTATATAGATGATTATGCACATCATCCTGAAGAGTTAAGAGCTTGTTTTGATGCGGTTAGACAATTACATCCTGATAAGAAATTAACAGTGATTTTCCAGCCGCACTTATTTACAAGAACTCGTGATTTTGCTGATGATTTTGCAAAGGTTTTAAGCACGGCTGATGAGCTTGTTTTGTTAGAAATATATCCAGCTAGAGAATTGTCTATTGAAGGTGTTAATTCGCAAATGTTGTTAGATAAAATTACTTTAACTCATAAAGAATTATGTGGAAAAGATTTAGCTGTAGAGAACATAAAGAACAAAAATCCTGAACTACTTTTGACGGTTGGAGCTGGAGACATAGATACTTTAATTGCACCACTAAAAAATGCTTTAAATCATGCTTAA
- a CDS encoding cell division protein FtsQ, giving the protein MLKRINWKAIFKGFAWLTCLAGMVVLMSFIEIKKQTVKCTKVEILIPGADNFIEREEIDAILKQSQGELVGRSLEEINIHQIEKALKSNPYIAFAKVYVDMDGLIKIEVKQREPVLRILNAGGQDYYIDSDGLKMPMSPNFTADVLVATGNILEGFGGKVDTLFTPMAGDLYKTALFIKKDTLWNAQIEQIFVNDKSDIELIPRVGNQRIILGNADSIATKMNNLLAFYKQAMPLVGWGAYKTINLKYINQIVCEKNDTTGIKKVTPVLIDSNAVVKSSVDSVVQSAINDEIKKAAAEANEVKTVPAVKSSTTVKKEVVKPKTATATDIKPIITKEKTAEKTPSKTSVTTPAKTNTTTKDKTKPVVANKR; this is encoded by the coding sequence ATGCTTAAAAGAATTAATTGGAAAGCGATTTTTAAAGGTTTTGCTTGGCTTACTTGCTTGGCAGGAATGGTGGTATTGATGAGTTTCATTGAAATTAAGAAACAAACAGTTAAATGCACTAAAGTAGAAATACTAATTCCTGGGGCAGATAATTTTATAGAAAGAGAAGAAATTGATGCTATTTTAAAACAAAGCCAAGGTGAATTGGTTGGTCGGAGTTTAGAAGAGATAAATATTCATCAGATTGAAAAAGCATTAAAATCTAATCCTTACATCGCTTTTGCTAAAGTGTATGTAGACATGGATGGACTAATTAAAATTGAGGTTAAACAACGTGAGCCAGTTTTAAGGATTTTAAATGCTGGCGGACAAGATTATTACATAGATAGCGATGGCCTAAAAATGCCAATGTCGCCAAATTTTACTGCTGATGTTTTAGTGGCAACGGGAAATATTTTAGAAGGTTTTGGTGGTAAGGTTGATACATTATTTACACCTATGGCTGGAGATTTGTATAAAACAGCCTTGTTTATTAAAAAGGATACATTGTGGAACGCACAAATTGAGCAAATTTTTGTAAACGATAAAAGTGATATTGAGTTGATTCCTAGAGTGGGCAATCAAAGAATAATTTTAGGTAACGCGGATTCGATAGCAACCAAAATGAATAATTTGTTGGCCTTTTACAAACAGGCAATGCCATTGGTAGGTTGGGGTGCTTATAAAACAATCAACTTAAAATACATTAATCAGATTGTTTGTGAGAAGAATGACACCACTGGAATTAAAAAAGTAACACCAGTACTGATAGATTCCAATGCAGTTGTTAAAAGCTCTGTTGATTCAGTTGTTCAATCTGCCATAAATGATGAAATAAAAAAAGCAGCAGCAGAGGCCAATGAAGTTAAAACTGTGCCTGCAGTTAAAAGCTCAACGACAGTTAAAAAGGAAGTTGTAAAACCAAAGACTGCAACTGCAACGGATATTAAACCGATTATTACTAAAGAAAAAACTGCAGAGAAAACACCAAGCAAAACATCGGTTACAACGCCTGCAAAAACAAATACAACAACTAAGGATAAGACAAAACCTGTTGTTGCAAACAAAAGATAA
- the ftsA gene encoding cell division protein FtsA, which produces MGKEKSTIQSPIVVGLDIGTTKICVIVGRRTQHDKIEVLGIGKAESAGVTRGVVSNIQKTVQGIAAAVELASSQSNVEIRVVNVGIAGQHIKSLQHRGILTRRELQNEISKKDIDKLVDDMFKLVMPPGEEIIHVLPQEFTIDNEPGIKDPIGMAGVRLEANFHIISGQVTAVKNIMRCVTNAGLQTQELILEPLASSESVLSDEEKEAGVCLVDIGGGTTDIAIFHEGIIRHTAVIPFGGNSVTEDIREGCSVMRNQAELLKTRFGSALAEENKENEIICVPGLRGREPKEISVKNLAYVIQARMEEIVEHVYYEIKSSGYEKKLIGGVVITGGGALLKHLNQLVEYVTGLDCRVGYPNEHLSKYEDMAKNVYDDLKSPMYATSVGLLIKGIQKAEELLEEMKQPGVFVEQPTVAKEKVKRAGLFDKLLKKTTDFIKDDMNVSDEDYIKP; this is translated from the coding sequence ATGGGCAAAGAAAAATCTACCATTCAATCTCCAATCGTAGTAGGATTAGATATTGGTACAACGAAGATTTGTGTTATCGTGGGGCGCAGAACACAACACGACAAAATTGAAGTTTTAGGAATAGGTAAGGCCGAATCTGCTGGGGTAACTCGCGGAGTGGTTTCAAATATCCAAAAAACAGTTCAAGGAATTGCCGCTGCAGTAGAATTGGCAAGTAGCCAATCTAACGTAGAAATTCGTGTGGTAAATGTTGGTATTGCCGGTCAGCATATCAAAAGTTTACAACATCGTGGAATTTTAACTCGTAGAGAGCTGCAGAACGAAATTAGCAAGAAAGACATCGATAAATTGGTGGATGACATGTTTAAATTAGTGATGCCTCCAGGCGAAGAAATTATTCATGTATTGCCTCAAGAATTTACTATTGATAATGAGCCAGGCATCAAAGACCCAATTGGTATGGCAGGCGTTCGTTTAGAAGCGAACTTCCACATTATCTCTGGTCAAGTTACGGCAGTAAAAAATATCATGCGTTGTGTAACCAATGCAGGTTTACAAACTCAAGAGTTAATTTTAGAACCTCTTGCATCTTCAGAATCGGTGTTGAGCGACGAAGAAAAAGAAGCAGGTGTTTGTTTAGTTGATATAGGCGGCGGTACTACTGATATTGCCATTTTCCACGAAGGTATTATTCGCCATACAGCGGTTATCCCATTTGGTGGTAACAGTGTAACTGAAGATATTAGAGAAGGTTGTTCGGTAATGCGTAACCAAGCAGAGTTGTTAAAAACTCGTTTCGGTTCGGCATTGGCTGAAGAAAATAAAGAGAATGAAATTATTTGCGTACCTGGTTTACGTGGTAGAGAGCCAAAAGAAATTTCTGTAAAAAACTTAGCTTATGTAATCCAAGCCCGTATGGAAGAGATAGTTGAGCATGTTTACTATGAAATTAAATCTTCAGGCTATGAGAAAAAATTGATTGGTGGTGTAGTAATTACTGGTGGTGGAGCGTTATTAAAACATCTAAACCAATTGGTAGAGTACGTAACCGGATTAGATTGTCGTGTTGGTTATCCAAACGAACATTTGTCTAAGTACGAAGACATGGCCAAAAATGTTTACGATGATTTAAAGAGCCCAATGTATGCAACATCTGTTGGATTGTTAATTAAAGGAATTCAAAAAGCTGAAGAGTTATTGGAAGAAATGAAACAACCAGGCGTATTTGTTGAGCAGCCAACAGTGGCGAAAGAAAAAGTAAAACGTGCAGGTTTGTTTGATAAGCTACTTAAAAAAACCACAGATTTCATCAAGGATGATATGAATGTGAGTGATGAGGATTACATCAAGCCGTAA